The proteins below come from a single Serpentinimonas raichei genomic window:
- a CDS encoding hemerythrin domain-containing protein — protein MSAAPHHASEADEELPLLDFTECHSGILKKLDLLSELPALLEPAARVRQIAEQAYEFFRAVIFEHHLDEERELFPAVLESAQEGEELQRVKAMIRRLTDEHRELETLWKTLEVGLKQLAKGQVAELDGALINRLVVQYRAHAGFEEQEFLPLSQAILSRNPNHMAALGLSLHMRHQPQAEQNWYV, from the coding sequence ATGAGCGCTGCACCACACCACGCCAGCGAGGCCGACGAAGAACTGCCCTTGCTGGATTTTACTGAGTGCCACAGTGGCATTCTCAAAAAGCTCGATCTGCTGAGCGAATTGCCCGCCTTGCTGGAACCGGCGGCGCGAGTGCGCCAGATCGCCGAGCAAGCCTATGAGTTTTTTCGTGCCGTGATTTTTGAGCACCACCTCGACGAAGAACGCGAACTGTTCCCAGCCGTGCTCGAGAGCGCGCAAGAGGGGGAGGAACTGCAGCGCGTCAAGGCCATGATCCGGCGCCTGACCGATGAACACCGCGAGCTTGAAACCCTCTGGAAAACGCTCGAAGTGGGCTTGAAGCAACTGGCCAAGGGCCAAGTAGCGGAGCTCGATGGGGCACTGATAAACCGCTTGGTGGTGCAGTACCGCGCTCACGCCGGCTTTGAGGAACAAGAGTTCCTGCCGCTCTCGCAAGCCATTTTGAGCCGCAACCCCAACCACATGGCCGCCCTTGGCCTGTCCTTGCATATGCGGCACCAGCCACAGGCCGAACAAAACTGGTACGTTTGA
- a CDS encoding putative bifunctional diguanylate cyclase/phosphodiesterase, protein MSSPPALPPSPLVLLIEDEPSDAVLIKYQLLEQDVRAFVLHTVDSLAAAQRVLDAGTVAPDVVLLDLNLPDSFGVQTVLRCRALTDAPIVVLTGHDDVAAQQAAIQSGAEDFLTKGADGSTLRRAVRYAMLRHQREADARLAVSVFSHAHEGVIITDAQGLICDVNQAFSHITGYSRVEVLGRKPGLLRSGRHAPAFYQEMWATLLASGQWSGEVWNRHKNGELFVEHLTLSAVRDGRGRIRHLVGFMLDITRQKEHQSQLEYMAHYDRLTGLPNRLLLSDRLQQAMARSHRNGLQLAVAYLDLDGFKAINDAHGHDVGDEVLQAVALQMRATLREGDTLARLGGDEFVAIFESLHHADDSLPCIERLLKAASQCMQGDVRRLKVSASIGVALYPQPDEVEADQLLRQADQAMYQAKLAGKNRFHFFDLERDIGLRGHHVEMQRIRFALAQSEFVLHYQPRVQMRSGAVVGVEALIRWQHPERGLLAPGVFLPLIENDPLICELGCWVIDAALQQIGHWQRAGLHLPVGVNVAPYHLQHPNFLAQLAALLAQHPEVDPALLEIEIVETSALTDLDSALAVVKGCQKLGLRLALDDFGTGYSSLTYLKRLPVQTLKIDQSFVRDMLCDPDDLAILEGVIGLAKVFRRDLVAEGVETHEHGRLLLQLGCESAQGYGIARPMPAADFPPWLQRWSAPAFWQNTTTLEPQCLPLLYGMVECRACVLALEHYLQGLSSHEPLEDAQSCGFMRWLRDLTPPQLQAMGIEVQGPRWIAILGLHAQLHASIVELLQLCRAQGRSAALERLPRLWVLREQLLLALQGFLPRDALHSSAAA, encoded by the coding sequence ATGTCCAGCCCCCCTGCGCTCCCGCCATCGCCCCTTGTTTTGCTGATCGAAGACGAGCCCAGTGATGCGGTACTGATCAAATACCAGTTGCTGGAGCAAGACGTTCGCGCCTTTGTTTTGCACACGGTGGACTCGTTGGCGGCGGCACAGCGGGTGCTCGATGCCGGCACAGTGGCCCCCGACGTGGTGCTGCTCGATTTGAATCTGCCCGACTCCTTCGGGGTGCAGACCGTGTTGCGCTGCCGCGCACTCACCGACGCACCGATCGTCGTCCTCACCGGCCACGACGACGTGGCAGCTCAGCAAGCCGCGATTCAAAGCGGCGCCGAAGATTTTTTGACCAAAGGGGCCGACGGCAGCACCCTGCGCCGCGCCGTGCGCTACGCCATGCTGCGCCACCAGCGCGAGGCCGATGCGCGGCTGGCGGTCTCGGTCTTTAGCCACGCCCACGAAGGCGTGATCATCACCGACGCGCAGGGCCTCATTTGCGACGTGAACCAGGCTTTTAGCCACATCACTGGCTATTCGCGTGTAGAGGTGCTTGGGCGCAAACCCGGCTTGCTCAGATCCGGCCGCCATGCGCCGGCCTTTTATCAAGAGATGTGGGCCACCCTGCTGGCCAGCGGCCAATGGAGCGGCGAAGTCTGGAACCGGCACAAAAACGGCGAGCTTTTTGTGGAACACCTCACCCTGAGCGCGGTGCGCGACGGGCGCGGCCGCATCCGGCACCTGGTGGGTTTCATGCTCGACATCACGCGCCAGAAAGAGCACCAGAGCCAGCTCGAATACATGGCGCATTACGACCGCCTCACCGGTTTGCCCAACCGGCTGCTGCTGAGCGACCGGCTGCAACAGGCCATGGCACGCAGCCACCGCAACGGCCTGCAGTTGGCAGTGGCCTACTTGGATTTGGACGGTTTCAAGGCCATCAACGATGCGCATGGGCACGATGTGGGCGATGAGGTGCTGCAGGCGGTGGCGCTGCAGATGCGTGCCACGCTGCGCGAAGGCGACACACTGGCGCGCCTGGGCGGGGACGAATTCGTGGCCATTTTTGAGAGCCTGCATCACGCCGACGACAGCCTGCCCTGCATCGAACGCCTGCTCAAAGCGGCCAGCCAGTGCATGCAGGGCGATGTGCGGCGGCTCAAGGTCTCGGCCAGCATCGGGGTGGCGCTGTACCCGCAACCCGATGAAGTCGAGGCCGATCAACTGCTGCGCCAGGCCGACCAGGCCATGTACCAAGCCAAGCTGGCGGGTAAAAATCGCTTTCATTTTTTTGATCTCGAGCGCGACATCGGTTTGCGTGGGCACCATGTGGAAATGCAGCGCATCCGCTTCGCGTTGGCGCAGTCGGAGTTTGTGTTGCACTACCAACCGCGGGTGCAAATGCGCAGCGGTGCCGTGGTCGGGGTCGAGGCCCTGATCCGCTGGCAGCACCCCGAACGCGGCTTGCTGGCCCCAGGGGTTTTTTTGCCGCTGATCGAAAACGATCCCCTAATCTGCGAGCTGGGCTGCTGGGTGATCGACGCCGCGCTCCAGCAAATTGGGCACTGGCAGCGTGCCGGGCTGCACCTGCCGGTGGGGGTCAACGTAGCCCCGTATCATTTGCAACACCCAAATTTTCTGGCACAGCTTGCCGCCTTGCTGGCGCAGCACCCCGAGGTCGATCCGGCGCTGCTGGAGATTGAAATCGTCGAGACCAGCGCCCTGACCGACTTGGATAGTGCCTTGGCCGTGGTCAAAGGCTGCCAAAAGCTCGGGCTGCGCCTGGCGCTGGACGATTTTGGCACGGGCTATTCTTCGCTCACCTACCTCAAGCGCCTGCCGGTGCAAACGCTCAAGATCGACCAGAGCTTTGTGCGCGACATGCTCTGCGACCCCGACGACTTGGCCATTCTGGAAGGCGTGATTGGCCTAGCCAAGGTGTTCCGCCGCGACCTAGTGGCCGAAGGGGTGGAGACGCACGAGCACGGCCGGCTGCTGCTGCAACTGGGCTGTGAGAGCGCACAAGGTTACGGCATTGCCCGGCCCATGCCGGCGGCCGATTTTCCGCCCTGGTTGCAGCGCTGGAGCGCGCCCGCCTTCTGGCAAAACACCACCACGCTGGAGCCCCAGTGCTTGCCCCTGCTCTATGGCATGGTGGAGTGTCGGGCCTGTGTGCTGGCGCTGGAGCATTATTTGCAAGGCTTGAGCAGCCACGAACCCTTGGAAGATGCCCAATCTTGTGGTTTTATGCGCTGGTTGCGCGACCTGACGCCACCGCAGTTGCAGGCCATGGGCATCGAGGTTCAGGGTCCACGCTGGATCGCCATACTGGGGCTGCATGCGCAGTTGCACGCCAGCATAGTCGAGTTGCTGCAGCTTTGCCGAGCGCAGGGCCGCAGCGCCGCACTGGAACGCTTGCCACGCCTATGGGTGCTGCGCGAACAACTGTTGCTGGCGCTGCAAGGTTTTTTACCCCGCGACGCGCTGCACAGCTCTGCTGCGGCATGA
- a CDS encoding response regulator, giving the protein MTASHPISILLVEDEPADAYLVRTAFKEGKVLAQLHHVRDGVEAFAFLRREAGFADAPRPDLILLDLNMPRMDGRQFLASIKQDPDLVSIPVVVLTTSDAESDLLSSYERSVAGYIVKPIDIDEFVRLVRGLNHYWVSIVSLPDH; this is encoded by the coding sequence ATGACAGCTTCGCACCCCATTTCGATTTTATTGGTCGAAGACGAACCGGCCGACGCCTACTTGGTGCGCACCGCCTTCAAAGAGGGCAAGGTGCTGGCCCAATTGCACCACGTGCGCGATGGGGTGGAGGCCTTCGCCTTTTTGCGCCGTGAAGCTGGCTTTGCGGATGCACCCCGGCCCGACCTGATCTTGCTCGACCTCAACATGCCGCGCATGGATGGGCGCCAGTTTTTGGCCTCCATCAAGCAAGACCCAGATTTGGTCAGCATCCCCGTGGTGGTGCTCACCACCTCCGACGCCGAGAGCGACCTCCTCTCCAGCTACGAGCGCAGCGTCGCCGGCTACATCGTCAAGCCCATTGACATCGACGAATTTGTGCGCCTGGTGCGCGGTCTGAACCATTATTGGGTTTCGATCGTCAGCCTGCCCGATCACTAG
- a CDS encoding ATP-binding protein, whose protein sequence is MKSKWQKYLAWPLLAWALWQFTNAAWALPGGPTFAHFFNTHANPMLIINPASGKIVDANPAAARFYGHPREQLRQMTIQQINAFTPEQVAAERELASIEGRNFFIFRHRLASGELRTVEVYTHPYAFNDLTLLVSVINDITPGRHQAVDLWHYKQRLEEMVVIQTATIEAARRWQVLTLLLAVLAQAVAIVWLLLVLRQRKGLAAERQTLQAHNQDLAHLGQALSHHFLEPTRRLRSFAQRLQNKPALALDEDSRQALRFIDEQSSRLSNLVRDVQRYLLLDQSPPEHAAGADALAALRAALEPLQDELAGCTLRLPEQTLQVAMDSQRLREVFQILLDNALRYRHPERSLLIEVRFERQPNGWARLSLSDNGSGIPAPYRQQVFDLFSRLVGSEIPGSGMGLALASKMLQSAKGRVRIENGLDGGACFVIELPLKLQP, encoded by the coding sequence ATGAAGTCGAAATGGCAAAAATACCTCGCTTGGCCGCTGTTGGCCTGGGCGCTGTGGCAATTCACCAACGCGGCTTGGGCTCTACCGGGCGGCCCCACCTTCGCGCACTTCTTTAATACCCACGCCAACCCGATGCTGATCATCAACCCAGCCAGTGGGAAAATCGTGGATGCCAACCCGGCAGCCGCGCGCTTTTACGGCCATCCAAGGGAGCAGCTGCGTCAGATGACGATACAGCAGATCAACGCCTTTACCCCCGAGCAGGTTGCGGCCGAGCGCGAACTGGCGAGCATTGAGGGGCGCAACTTCTTCATCTTCAGGCACCGCTTGGCCAGCGGCGAGCTGCGCACGGTCGAAGTCTATACGCACCCCTACGCCTTCAACGACCTCACCTTGCTGGTCTCGGTCATCAACGACATCACGCCCGGGCGCCACCAAGCGGTCGATCTTTGGCACTACAAGCAGCGGTTGGAAGAGATGGTGGTCATACAAACCGCCACAATCGAAGCCGCGCGGCGCTGGCAGGTGCTCACCCTGCTGCTGGCCGTGTTGGCGCAGGCCGTGGCCATCGTCTGGCTGCTGCTGGTGTTGCGCCAGCGCAAGGGGCTGGCGGCTGAACGCCAAACGCTGCAGGCGCACAACCAGGATCTTGCCCACCTAGGCCAGGCGCTGTCGCACCACTTCCTAGAGCCCACGCGGCGGCTGCGCAGTTTCGCGCAGCGCCTGCAGAACAAGCCCGCGCTGGCGCTCGACGAAGACAGCCGCCAGGCGCTGCGCTTCATCGACGAGCAATCGAGCCGCCTGTCGAACCTGGTGCGCGATGTGCAGCGCTACCTGCTGCTGGATCAATCCCCCCCAGAGCACGCAGCCGGCGCCGACGCGCTGGCGGCGCTGCGCGCAGCGCTCGAGCCCTTGCAAGATGAGCTGGCCGGCTGCACCCTGCGCCTGCCCGAGCAGACCCTGCAGGTGGCGATGGACAGCCAGCGCCTGCGCGAGGTATTCCAGATTTTGCTCGACAACGCCTTGCGCTACCGCCACCCCGAGCGGTCTTTGCTGATCGAGGTGCGCTTTGAGCGCCAGCCCAACGGCTGGGCGCGCCTGAGCTTAAGCGACAACGGCAGCGGCATTCCCGCCCCGTACCGCCAGCAGGTCTTTGATCTGTTCTCGCGCCTGGTCGGCAGCGAAATACCGGGCAGCGGCATGGGTTTGGCCTTGGCGAGCAAAATGCTGCAATCGGCCAAAGGCCGTGTGCGCATCGAAAACGGATTGGACGGCGGTGCGTGTTTCGTCATTGAGCTTCCATTAAAATTGCAACCATGA
- a CDS encoding PhnD/SsuA/transferrin family substrate-binding protein, with the protein MRRLLYLCLLCLLPLLAGASATGTAPAPGAASATERFVLGVLATRPLPLVEQEHQPLADYLAQQLNAEVQLHVLDDAALNRALERGQIDFLLTSPGHYMIVRRQFPLAGLLATLIRQDNGQQTTQLGGVIIALAARTDLRTLADLEGQRIAALPPRTLAGYQIQAYELLQAGFDVQRDFAFTHFEHHDAVVQAVLTGQADAGFVRTGILEALKLEGRLRAQQLHVIHAQQHPGFPFLVSTRLYPEWAFAAMERVDPLVARRAAAALMLLPPGHPVTQGTQIAGFAPPQVYIEVEDVTRALRLPPFDAAPEFTWADVWERHKNPLLALAVSFLAIVALLGFSLWHRRELQRQRDALDRLIQLWPQPMLLIHQQRFVQSNRAALALLGLEHEHELLGRTPWDISPPQQSDGLDSRQRVQAVLDAVQHGQVTRLDWDLSQRDGALVAVEFTLLALEPHAAQRSNQRILCGWTDLTLRKQTERLLQQHADNLARSNAELEQFAYVASHDLRQPLRMINSYVQLLERRLADRLDEETRQMMGFVTQAAQRMDQMLVALLEYSRVGRLGEPMEALSMREVLDEALRFLAPLSAETQAQIRVRGHWPELLISRNEITRLWQNLVGNSLKFRAPDRAPQIEISAAPDEQGWRFEVADNGIGIDPGQFERLFRVFQRLHTRSEFEGTGIGLALARKIVERHGGRIWVESAGLGQGSRFVFFLPTQSPDSAHAEPQS; encoded by the coding sequence ATGCGCCGCCTGCTGTACCTCTGCTTGTTGTGCTTGTTGCCGCTGTTGGCTGGGGCTTCGGCGACTGGCACAGCCCCAGCCCCCGGTGCGGCCTCGGCCACCGAGCGTTTTGTGCTCGGGGTGCTGGCCACCCGGCCGCTGCCGCTGGTGGAGCAAGAGCACCAGCCCCTGGCAGACTACCTGGCGCAGCAACTGAATGCCGAGGTGCAGCTGCACGTGCTCGATGACGCAGCCCTGAATCGGGCGTTGGAACGCGGGCAGATCGACTTTTTGCTCACCAGCCCCGGCCACTACATGATCGTGCGCCGCCAGTTCCCCCTGGCGGGCTTGCTGGCCACGCTGATTCGCCAAGACAACGGGCAGCAAACCACGCAACTGGGCGGCGTGATCATCGCCCTCGCCGCACGCACCGATCTGCGCACCCTGGCCGACCTCGAAGGCCAACGCATCGCGGCGCTGCCCCCGCGCACGCTGGCGGGCTACCAAATTCAGGCCTACGAGCTGCTGCAAGCCGGTTTTGATGTGCAGCGCGACTTTGCCTTCACCCACTTCGAGCACCACGACGCGGTGGTGCAGGCGGTGCTGACCGGGCAGGCCGATGCCGGCTTTGTGCGCACCGGCATCCTCGAAGCGCTCAAGCTTGAAGGGCGGCTGCGGGCGCAGCAACTGCACGTCATCCACGCGCAGCAGCACCCGGGTTTTCCCTTTTTGGTTTCGACCCGGCTCTACCCCGAGTGGGCTTTTGCCGCCATGGAGCGGGTCGATCCCCTCGTGGCGCGGCGAGCGGCGGCGGCTTTGATGCTGCTGCCGCCCGGGCACCCGGTCACGCAAGGCACGCAAATCGCCGGCTTTGCACCGCCGCAGGTCTATATTGAAGTCGAAGACGTGACGCGCGCGCTGCGCCTGCCACCCTTTGATGCCGCGCCCGAGTTCACTTGGGCCGATGTGTGGGAGCGCCACAAAAATCCGCTGCTGGCGCTGGCGGTGAGCTTTCTGGCCATCGTCGCGTTGCTGGGCTTTAGCTTGTGGCACCGGCGCGAGCTGCAGCGCCAGCGCGACGCACTGGACCGGTTGATACAGTTGTGGCCGCAACCCATGCTGCTCATCCATCAGCAGCGCTTCGTGCAGTCCAACCGGGCTGCGCTGGCGCTGCTTGGCCTAGAGCACGAGCACGAATTGCTGGGCCGCACGCCGTGGGATATTTCGCCGCCGCAGCAAAGCGATGGCCTTGATTCGCGCCAGCGCGTGCAAGCGGTGCTCGATGCGGTGCAGCACGGCCAAGTGACGCGGCTGGACTGGGACTTGAGCCAGCGCGACGGCGCCCTGGTGGCGGTGGAATTCACGCTGCTGGCGCTGGAGCCGCACGCCGCTCAGCGCAGCAACCAGCGCATTTTGTGTGGCTGGACCGACCTGACATTGCGCAAGCAAACCGAGCGCTTGCTGCAGCAGCACGCCGACAACTTGGCGCGCTCCAACGCCGAATTGGAGCAGTTCGCCTACGTGGCCTCGCACGATCTGCGCCAGCCGCTGCGCATGATCAACAGCTATGTGCAGTTGCTCGAGCGCCGCTTGGCCGATCGGCTCGACGAGGAAACGCGCCAGATGATGGGCTTTGTCACGCAGGCGGCACAGCGCATGGACCAGATGCTGGTCGCGCTGCTCGAATACTCGCGCGTGGGGCGCTTAGGCGAGCCCATGGAAGCGCTCTCCATGCGCGAAGTGCTTGATGAAGCCTTGCGCTTCCTCGCCCCACTCAGCGCCGAGACGCAGGCCCAAATTCGCGTACGGGGGCATTGGCCCGAACTGCTTATCAGCCGCAACGAAATCACGCGCCTTTGGCAAAACCTGGTGGGCAATTCCCTCAAATTTCGCGCACCAGACCGCGCACCGCAAATCGAAATCAGCGCCGCACCCGATGAGCAGGGCTGGCGCTTCGAAGTGGCCGACAACGGCATTGGAATCGACCCAGGGCAGTTCGAGCGCCTGTTTCGCGTCTTTCAACGCCTGCACACCCGCAGCGAATTTGAGGGAACCGGCATCGGGCTGGCGCTGGCGCGCAAAATCGTCGAGCGCCACGGCGGGCGCATCTGGGTCGAGTCGGCTGGACTGGGGCAGGGCAGCCGCTTTGTGTTCTTCCTGCCTACACAAAGCCCTGATTCGGCGCACGCGGAGCCTCAATCATGA